One Brachyspira hampsonii genomic window, GATTATGCAGCAAAAGCTAATATTCAGGAAGTATTTTCATTAGAAAGTTCTAATCTAATTACTATAAGAGATTTAATATCTGACTTTAATAATGCTGATTTAATATCATTAATGAGAGATAAAATATTAAAAAAAGGTTATTCTAAAGAGGATTACTATGAATTTGATTCTATCACATTGGAAAGCTCAACTTTTAGAGTTCTTCCCAATTCTTTAAATTTTGTATGGCAGGCTAATGATATATCACCATATACAGTAGGAATTACAGAGATAAGTTTTACATTTGAAGAATTAAAACCATACATAAAAGAGGATTCCCCTTTATGTTATTTATTTTTATAATTTTTTATAAAAGTTAGGCTTAAATTGATAAAGAAATTTGTTTAACTATTAGCATAAAGATAATAATAAATAGGAGTTTTAATATGTCAGGAAATGCTAATATTATAGTAATAGAAGGAAGATTAACAAAAGATCCTACTTACATGAAAACTAAAAATGGAAAATCTTTATGCAAATTTTCTGTAGCCAATAATAGATTCTATTATACAAATGGAACTTTACAAAAGGAAGTATATTTCTTTGATTTAGTAACTTGGGGATATAATGCAGATAAAGCTGCTGTTAGCTTATTTAAAGGAAGACATGTACTAGTAAGCGGAGAATTGAGACAAAATATTTATACATCAAAAGACGGAACTAAAAAAAGTGCCGTTTATATACTAGCATTAGATATAAAAAATTTAGATAAGAAATCTATAGGCAATACTTATTACACAAAAACAGCTAATAATCAAATAATATCAGATTCTATTGAAGAGAATTTAGAGGAAGTATTTTAGATTCTTTTATAGTATTTAAAATTTCATCTTTGATTGATTCCTGAGATTTGGAAGCATCTATATGATGTATATATGAGGCATCAAAAGAGCAGAATATTTTATCAACCTCTTCTAAATAATTCTTGTTTTCAAATCTATCAACGAATCCTCTTTTTTCCATGATTCTATTTAATGCAGTTTCTATATCGAGATGGAGTATGAATACTAAATCAGGCTGTAATATGAAATCTTTATGCAGATTGTATATATATTCTTTATCAATTCCTTTAGCACCTTGATATGCTATAGATGAATAAATATATCTATCTAATACTATTACATATCCGTCATTAATGGCAGGCTTAATCAT contains:
- a CDS encoding single-stranded DNA-binding protein; protein product: MSGNANIIVIEGRLTKDPTYMKTKNGKSLCKFSVANNRFYYTNGTLQKEVYFFDLVTWGYNADKAAVSLFKGRHVLVSGELRQNIYTSKDGTKKSAVYILALDIKNLDKKSIGNTYYTKTANNQIISDSIEENLEEVF
- the tmk gene encoding dTMP kinase; the protein is MEGKLIVLEGIDGSGKSSIGMMLTDTLNSLGIKSIYTFEPTYAYYGSKLRESLLSKDLKPEEELSLFIADRKEHIKHMIKPAINDGYVIVLDRYIYSSIAYQGAKGIDKEYIYNLHKDFILQPDLVFILHLDIETALNRIMEKRGFVDRFENKNYLEEVDKIFCSFDASYIHHIDASKSQESIKDEILNTIKESKILPLNSLQ